The following proteins are encoded in a genomic region of Haemorhous mexicanus isolate bHaeMex1 chromosome 27, bHaeMex1.pri, whole genome shotgun sequence:
- the TMEM39B gene encoding transmembrane protein 39B produces MAGGRRGPNRSSYCRNPLCEPGAAGAAGHSSGSSVTGVRSRTRSGSGTGLSSPPLAAQTVVPLRHCKIPELPVERSVLFELQLFFCHLVALFVHYINIYKTVWWYPPSHPPSHTSLNFHLIDFNVLTVTTIVLARRLIGAVVKEASQSGKVSLPRSIFLVVTRFAVLTGTGWSLCRSIIHLFRTYSFLNLLFLCYPFGMYIPFLQLNCDFRKAGLFAQVANIGPRDTGEVTARGRDYLTVLKETWKQHTRQMYGMEAMPSHACCLSPDLIRNEVEFLKMDFNWRMKEVLVSSMLSAYYVAFVPVWFVKNTQYYDKRWSCELFLLVSISTSVILMQYLLPARYCDLLHKAAAHLGCWQKVDPALCSNVLQHQWTEECMWPQGVLVKHSKNVYKAVGHYNVAVPSDVSHFRFHFFFSKPLRILNILILLEGAVIFYQLYSLISSEKWHQTISLALILFSNYYAFFKLLRDRLVLGKAYSYAASRDSEQKLN; encoded by the exons ATGGCCGGGGGACGCCGGGGTCCCAACAGGAGCTCCTACTGCCGGAACCCGCTGTGCGAGCCCGGGGCCGCCGGGGCTGCCGGCCACTCCTCGGGCTCCTCGGTCACCGGCGTGCGCTCCCGCACCAG GAGTGGCTCAGGGACAGGCCTGTCCAGCCCCCCTCTGGCAGCTCAGACAGTCGTCCCCCTGCGGCACTGCAAGATCCCCGAGCTGCCCGTGGAGAGGAGCGTCCTGTTCGAGCTGCAGCTCTTCTTCTGCCACCTCGTCGCCCTCTTCGTCCACTACATCAACATCTACAAGACAGTGTGGTGGTACCCACCCTCCCACCCTCCTTCTCACACCTCCCTG AACTTTCACCTCATTGACTTCAACGTGCTGACGGTGACAACCATCGTCCTGGCACGGCGCCTCATCGGCGCTGTCGTCAAGGAG GCCTCCCAGAGTGGCAAAGTCTCCCTGCCACGCTCCATCTTCCTGGTGGTCACTCGCTTCGCCGTGCTCACGGGCACGGGCTGGAGTCTGTGTCGCTCCATCATCCACCTCTTCAGGACCTACTCCTTCCTcaacctcctcttcctctgctaCCC GTTTGGGATGTACATCCCCTTCCTCCAGCTGAACTGTGACTTTCGGAAGGCCGGGCTCTTCGCCCAGGTGGCCAACATTGGCCCCAGGGACAcgggggaggtgacagcccGGGGCAGGGACTACCTGACAGTGCTCAAGGAGACCTGGAAGCAGCACACGAGGCAGATGTACGGCATGGAGGCCATGCCCAGCCACGCCTGCTGCCTGTCCCCGGACCTGATCCGCAACGAGGTGGAGTTCCTGAAGATGGACTTCAACTGGCGCATGAAGGAGGTGCTGGTGAGCTCCATGCTCAGTGCCTACTACGTGGCCTTCGTGCCTGTGTGGTTTGTCAAG AACACTCAGTACTACGACAAACGCTGGTCCTGTGAGCTCTTCCTGCTGGTTTCCATCAGCACCTCGGTGATCCTCATGCAGTACCTGCTCCCTGCACGCTACTGTGACCTGCTCCACAAAgctgcagcacacctgggctgctggCAGAAGGTGGATCCAGCCCTCTGCTCCAACGTGCTGCAGCACCA GTGGACTGAGGAGTGCATGTGGCCTCAGGGGGTGCTGGTGAAGCACAGCAAGAACGTCTACAAGGCCGTGGGCCACTACAACGTGGCCGTGCCCTCGGACGTCTCGCACTTCCGATTCCAC TTCTTTTTCAGCAAACCACTGCGAATCCTCAACATCCTGATcctgctggaaggagctgtCATCTTCTACCAGCTCTACTCGCTGATTTCCTCAGAGAAGTGGCACCAGACGATCTCCCTGGCTCTGATCCTCTTCAGCAATTACTACGCCTTCTTCAAGCTGCTGCGGGACCGCCTGGTGCTGGGCAAAGCCTACTCCTatgctgccagcagggactcAGAGCAGaagttaaattaa